In Parus major isolate Abel chromosome 3, Parus_major1.1, whole genome shotgun sequence, the following are encoded in one genomic region:
- the GTF2H5 gene encoding general transcription factor IIH subunit 5: MVNVLKGVLVECDPAMKQFLLYLDESNALGKKFIIQDLDETHVFVLAELVNFLQERVGELMDQNSFPITQK, from the exons ATGGTGAATGTTCTGAAAGGCGTTCTTGTTGAATG TGACCCAGCAATGAAGCAGTTTCTGCTCTACTTGGATGAGTCAAATGCTTTGGGAAAGAAGTTCATCATACAAGACCTGGATGAAACTCATGTCTTTGTATTAGCTGAGTTGGTCAACTTCCTCCAGGAGAGAGTGGGCGAGTTAATGGACCAGAACTCGTTTCCTATTACTCAGAAGTGA